From Draconibacterium halophilum, one genomic window encodes:
- a CDS encoding NHL repeat-containing protein → MKNKGIVIFLIVLAVVIVGVIVVDWYSKRPDNMEANKFEYNVDEFRNVPEELVKYKETRNFNLGFVLAEALEIANNKIYAVGDQELKIVDFSGTLLGEVGFLDEPHGLDVVGDTIYVVFERFVWIVDETGTTINKWQLDGDDTYLTAVAVEGDDIMVADAGNRRILRFNHQGEIVNEFEGKTDDDLAHGFIIPSPYFDLDINVYGDLWVVNPGMHTLENYTKEGRLREFWKASGNQTENFSGCCNPAHFCFLPDGRFVTSEKGLVRVKVYKRSGEFSGVVAPPTKFDKKIEGQAPDIAVDNDGNIYVLDFDRNVLRVFEPKISE, encoded by the coding sequence ATGAAAAACAAAGGAATCGTAATATTTCTGATTGTACTGGCGGTGGTTATCGTTGGTGTAATTGTAGTCGATTGGTACTCAAAACGTCCGGATAATATGGAGGCCAATAAATTTGAGTACAACGTTGACGAGTTTCGTAATGTTCCGGAGGAGTTGGTGAAATACAAAGAAACCCGGAATTTCAACCTGGGCTTTGTTTTGGCAGAGGCGCTCGAAATCGCCAATAACAAAATTTACGCAGTTGGCGATCAGGAACTGAAGATCGTTGATTTTTCGGGAACACTGCTTGGAGAGGTTGGTTTTTTGGACGAACCTCACGGATTGGATGTTGTTGGCGACACCATTTATGTGGTTTTCGAGAGATTTGTGTGGATTGTTGATGAAACCGGTACAACAATAAATAAATGGCAACTTGATGGCGACGACACGTATTTAACTGCTGTTGCGGTTGAGGGAGATGATATTATGGTTGCCGATGCCGGAAACCGACGCATCCTGCGTTTTAATCATCAGGGAGAAATTGTGAATGAATTTGAGGGTAAAACCGATGACGATTTAGCGCATGGATTTATTATTCCAAGTCCGTATTTCGATCTGGATATAAATGTTTATGGCGATTTATGGGTAGTCAATCCGGGTATGCACACATTAGAAAATTACACGAAGGAAGGACGCTTGCGCGAGTTTTGGAAAGCTTCGGGTAACCAAACTGAAAATTTTAGCGGATGTTGTAATCCTGCTCATTTTTGCTTTTTGCCCGATGGTCGTTTTGTGACCAGCGAAAAAGGTTTGGTGCGTGTGAAAGTATATAAACGTTCGGGTGAGTTCTCAGGAGTTGTAGCACCTCCAACAAAATTCGATAAAAAAATTGAAGGTCAGGCCCCCGACATTGCTGTCGACAATGATGGTAATATTTATGTACTTGATTTCGATAGAAATGTTTTGCGTGTTTTTGAGCCAAAAATTTCAGAATAG
- a CDS encoding 4Fe-4S dicluster domain-containing protein, translating into MEKNSKSQSRRKFIRNGVRASLLLSLGAVSLSALKKVSGDGYVWQIDPFKCTQCGRCATECVLNPSAVKCIHAFDLCGYCDLCGGYLKPDANSQSTAAENQLCPTAAIERRFIEEPYFEYHIDEDLCIGCAKCVAGCTSFGNGSMHLQIMHHICVDCNECSIARVCPSDAISRVKASEAYNVKGDFTNKPEA; encoded by the coding sequence ATGGAAAAGAATAGCAAATCACAAAGCCGCCGGAAATTTATCCGAAATGGGGTAAGAGCTTCGTTATTGTTGTCGTTGGGCGCAGTAAGTCTTTCGGCGTTGAAAAAGGTAAGTGGCGATGGGTACGTTTGGCAGATCGACCCGTTTAAATGTACACAGTGCGGACGCTGTGCAACGGAGTGTGTTCTAAATCCTTCAGCGGTGAAATGTATCCACGCTTTTGATTTGTGTGGTTACTGCGACTTGTGTGGTGGTTACCTGAAACCGGATGCCAACTCACAAAGTACGGCTGCCGAAAATCAATTGTGTCCCACGGCTGCAATCGAACGTCGTTTTATTGAGGAGCCTTACTTCGAATATCATATTGATGAGGACTTGTGTATTGGTTGCGCAAAATGTGTAGCCGGTTGTACTTCGTTCGGAAATGGATCAATGCACCTGCAAATCATGCACCATATTTGTGTTGATTGTAACGAATGTTCCATCGCACGGGTTTGCCCGTCGGATGCCATTAGCCGGGTGAAAGCCAGTGAAGCCTACAATGTGAAAGGCGATTTTACAAACAAACCTGAAGCCTGA
- a CDS encoding 4Fe-4S binding protein: protein MRDQLNQNSYEPRVTGRKQKRFFGFKLNSVFFTFAFLLFTFAFNLLSFNLSAQKQRFPKPEFDTGYEQPSPVTPEPRALAMEYFDVFMLLVVLSAATYFALKSRSRQGVLWLSVFTLGYFGFYRLGCICSIGAIQNVTLTFFDSAYAISLTALLFFILPLLFTLFFGRTFCAGACPLGAIQDLVVVKPISLPKWLNKTLGLIPYLYLSLAVLYAATGTDFIICRYDPFIGIFRMDATFLMIVLGIAILLMGMFVARPYCRFLCPYSVPLSWMSRFSKHHITITPSECIQCKLCTHSCPFDAIDFPTNEKEVVKSGLGAKRFLTYALVIPLWIALGVFVGAKSHTFLSKANQDVYLAELLIEHPELKNDPDNIDVQTFLASGKSMDELVNEATVIREKFYIGSMIAGGFMGLVIGITLLNTVVFRKRQDYEPHKGNCFSCARCVDYCPVEK from the coding sequence ATGAGAGATCAACTGAACCAAAATAGTTACGAGCCACGAGTTACGGGCCGCAAGCAAAAGCGATTCTTCGGATTTAAGTTAAACTCAGTGTTTTTCACTTTTGCCTTTTTACTTTTCACTTTTGCCTTTAATCTTTTGTCTTTTAACTTGTCTGCACAGAAACAACGTTTTCCCAAACCCGAGTTTGATACAGGCTACGAACAACCATCGCCGGTAACGCCCGAGCCGCGTGCCCTGGCAATGGAATATTTCGATGTATTTATGCTGTTGGTGGTATTGTCGGCAGCAACATATTTTGCTTTGAAGAGCCGTTCGCGACAAGGAGTTTTATGGCTCTCGGTTTTCACATTAGGTTATTTTGGATTTTACCGTCTCGGTTGTATTTGCAGTATCGGTGCCATACAAAATGTTACGCTCACCTTTTTCGATTCGGCTTATGCCATTTCTCTTACGGCCTTATTGTTTTTTATACTGCCACTTTTGTTTACGCTCTTTTTTGGGCGAACGTTCTGCGCTGGTGCCTGTCCTTTAGGGGCAATCCAGGATTTAGTGGTTGTAAAACCGATAAGCTTGCCGAAATGGTTGAATAAAACATTGGGATTAATTCCGTATTTATACCTGTCGCTGGCAGTACTTTATGCCGCAACCGGAACTGATTTTATAATCTGTAGGTACGATCCTTTTATTGGGATTTTCCGTATGGATGCCACATTTCTGATGATCGTTTTAGGCATTGCTATTTTGCTTATGGGGATGTTTGTTGCCCGTCCGTATTGCCGTTTTTTGTGCCCATACAGTGTGCCATTAAGTTGGATGTCGCGTTTCTCAAAACATCATATAACCATTACGCCGTCAGAATGTATTCAGTGTAAATTGTGCACGCATTCGTGTCCTTTTGATGCTATTGATTTTCCAACCAACGAAAAAGAAGTAGTGAAATCCGGGCTGGGAGCAAAACGATTTTTAACCTACGCCTTGGTCATTCCATTGTGGATAGCGTTAGGTGTGTTTGTTGGGGCAAAATCGCATACTTTCTTATCAAAAGCAAATCAGGATGTTTACCTGGCAGAATTGCTGATAGAGCATCCTGAATTGAAAAACGATCCCGATAATATTGACGTGCAAACATTTCTTGCTTCAGGAAAATCGATGGATGAGCTGGTAAACGAAGCCACTGTAATTCGTGAGAAATTTTATATCGGAAGTATGATTGCCGGCGGATTTATGGGATTGGTAATTGGTATAACCTTATTGAATACGGTTGTGTTTCGAAAACGACAGGATTATGAACCGCATAAAGGAAATTGCTTTAGTTGTGCAAGGTGTGTAGACTATTGCCCGGTGGAAAAATAA
- a CDS encoding outer membrane protein assembly factor BamB family protein, producing the protein MNNQDKLKLSQNIAIIAGIFCSAVALLLLLNFWQMTKTDPIESKALEALVERLKDDANNEELKEEIRNFDLLARKAYFNSQWQVETGAYMLLFGAIVLAFALRIYYGAKSKIEEPEKVLENEIASRIIAQKGIIIVGAAVMVLALLASFLSVNQLKSYDAAALVAENESPADEDAVEVINVAPAQTSANQVSEEAPAGENTASENVAKNTSTETQPEEIIAEEAVSETPVTQPKATATTSGPSLAELQNNHNSFRGPLAQGIIRHDNIPTEWDGATGVNIVWKAEVPKHGFNSPIIWGDKMFVAGGNNASREVYCYNRNDGKLLWTGIADNISGSPASPPRVTDDTGLAAPTLTTDGNAVFAIFGTGDVIAFDMNGKRLWAKNLGVPDNHYGHSSSLITWDGKLLIQYDTNRGGKVMALSNQTGETVWETQRNSKISWASPVLAEVDGKYQLLLTADPIVAGYDVETGEELWSVECMMGEVGPSVGYADGIVVAANEYARMVAIDIRTQETLWEDDFYLPEASSILAHDGLVFIATSYGVFVCYDLKDGELLWEDDFGSPVYSSPVFVDGKVYLMDNDGVMRIYEFSRELKKVGENELGEMSGPTPAFADGRIYIRGEKHVFCIGK; encoded by the coding sequence ATGAACAACCAGGATAAACTTAAACTCTCGCAGAACATTGCCATAATTGCAGGTATTTTCTGCTCGGCTGTTGCACTGCTGCTATTATTAAATTTTTGGCAGATGACAAAAACCGATCCTATTGAAAGTAAGGCATTGGAAGCGTTGGTTGAGCGTCTTAAAGACGATGCCAACAACGAGGAGCTAAAAGAGGAGATTCGCAATTTCGATTTGCTGGCCCGAAAGGCCTATTTTAACAGCCAGTGGCAAGTTGAAACAGGCGCTTATATGTTGCTGTTCGGTGCTATAGTTTTGGCATTTGCGCTGCGGATTTATTATGGTGCAAAAAGTAAAATTGAAGAGCCGGAGAAAGTGCTGGAAAACGAAATAGCCAGCCGGATAATTGCACAAAAAGGAATTATAATAGTAGGAGCAGCAGTAATGGTTTTGGCGCTCCTGGCTTCCTTTCTTTCGGTAAACCAGCTAAAATCGTACGATGCAGCAGCGTTGGTGGCCGAAAACGAATCGCCGGCGGATGAAGATGCTGTGGAGGTTATTAATGTAGCTCCGGCACAAACTTCAGCAAACCAAGTTTCAGAAGAAGCACCTGCTGGTGAGAATACTGCTTCGGAAAATGTTGCCAAAAATACTTCAACGGAGACTCAACCGGAAGAAATTATTGCCGAGGAAGCTGTTTCGGAAACACCGGTTACACAACCAAAAGCTACAGCTACAACATCAGGACCTTCGCTTGCCGAACTGCAGAATAATCATAACTCGTTCCGTGGTCCTCTGGCACAGGGAATAATTAGGCACGATAACATTCCAACAGAATGGGACGGTGCTACCGGAGTAAATATAGTTTGGAAAGCGGAAGTGCCGAAACATGGATTCAATTCACCAATAATCTGGGGAGATAAAATGTTTGTTGCAGGCGGGAATAACGCCAGTCGCGAAGTGTATTGCTACAACCGCAACGATGGTAAATTACTGTGGACCGGGATTGCTGATAATATCTCAGGATCGCCGGCATCACCACCGCGTGTAACAGATGATACCGGGCTTGCGGCACCAACATTAACCACCGACGGAAATGCTGTTTTTGCCATTTTCGGAACAGGTGATGTAATTGCTTTTGATATGAATGGGAAACGTTTGTGGGCAAAAAACTTAGGTGTGCCTGATAATCATTACGGACATTCATCGTCGCTGATAACCTGGGACGGAAAACTTCTGATTCAGTACGATACCAACCGGGGTGGAAAAGTTATGGCACTAAGCAACCAAACAGGAGAAACGGTTTGGGAAACACAACGTAATTCAAAAATTTCATGGGCAAGTCCGGTATTGGCCGAGGTTGATGGCAAATACCAGTTGTTGTTAACTGCCGACCCGATTGTTGCCGGATATGATGTGGAAACCGGAGAAGAACTTTGGTCGGTTGAATGTATGATGGGTGAAGTTGGCCCATCGGTTGGTTATGCCGACGGAATTGTAGTGGCAGCCAACGAGTATGCACGAATGGTAGCTATTGATATCCGTACGCAGGAAACACTATGGGAAGACGATTTCTACCTGCCCGAAGCATCCAGTATTTTAGCGCACGACGGATTAGTATTTATTGCAACAAGCTACGGTGTTTTTGTGTGTTACGACCTGAAAGACGGGGAGCTGCTTTGGGAAGATGATTTCGGCTCGCCAGTGTACTCGTCACCCGTTTTTGTAGATGGAAAAGTGTATCTTATGGACAACGATGGTGTGATGCGTATATACGAGTTTTCAAGGGAATTGAAAAAGGTAGGCGAAAACGAATTGGGAGAAATGTCAGGTCCTACGCCGGCTTTCGCCGATGGACGAATCTACATCAGAGGAGAGAAACATGTGTTTTGCATTGGAAAGTAA
- a CDS encoding NAD(P)H-dependent oxidoreductase subunit E, which translates to MTEENKNIDQLIQEKGSTKKSLIPILQAIQKEYNYLPEDLLRLVAEKTEISLAEIVGVASFYSQFRLQPVGEHMIKVCVGTACHVKGAGQVYDAFRRELKLEEGQETEESGEYTLEQVACLGCCTLAPVVQIDETTYGHVASDQVGQVIADFESLKGTKSAKKARKADGSEIQGEIRIGLGSCCVASGSKEIEEEVEHVVNDSGLRVSMKHVGCVGMCHQVPLVEVVPNEGEATLYAKVKPEDVKNIVESHFQAPGLFTRLKNKLLHTVEDIQTDRNWDGIERYEISMREKPVASFLGKQIPIATEYRGIINPLDINEYLKRGGFSALEKVLNKMAPDEVIREVKDSGVRGRGGAGFPTGIKWELVKKHENDIKYIICNGDEGDPGAFMDRMLLESYPYRVIEGMIIAAYATDIHQGYFYIRAEYPLAVKRIREALKICEAKNYLGKNILGSGFDLDLQIYEGAGAFVCGEESALIASIEGNRGFPRMRPPFPAESGLWGKPTLVNNTETLAQISYILREGAEGFSKIGSGRSTGTKVFSLAGKIARGGLIEVPMGITIKQVIEEIGGGIANSRTFKAVQIGGPSGGCIPAAHSDTPIDFESLGEMGAMMGSGGLVVLDDTDCMVDIARYFLSFTQEESCGKCTFCRVGTKRMLDILDGIVSGKGKKGDIEELEHLAGWTKKGSLCGLGKTAPNPVLSTLRHFRDEYEAHINGTCPTGKCAKLITYSVNDECIGCTKCVQKCPVDAIPFTPHEKHSIDTELCIKCDACRAVCPVDAIDVK; encoded by the coding sequence ATGACAGAAGAAAATAAAAATATCGACCAGCTGATACAGGAAAAAGGCAGTACCAAAAAGAGCCTGATTCCTATTCTACAAGCTATCCAAAAGGAGTACAATTATTTGCCTGAGGACTTATTGAGGTTGGTGGCGGAGAAAACAGAGATTAGCCTGGCCGAGATTGTAGGCGTGGCCAGTTTTTACTCGCAGTTTCGTTTGCAGCCGGTTGGCGAGCACATGATAAAAGTGTGTGTAGGAACAGCGTGCCATGTTAAAGGTGCGGGACAGGTTTACGATGCTTTTCGTCGCGAATTAAAATTGGAAGAAGGGCAGGAAACCGAGGAGTCAGGAGAATACACTTTGGAGCAAGTGGCTTGTTTAGGTTGCTGTACCCTGGCACCTGTTGTTCAAATTGATGAAACTACTTATGGTCATGTGGCTTCCGATCAGGTTGGCCAGGTAATTGCCGATTTTGAAAGTCTGAAAGGAACAAAAAGCGCGAAAAAAGCACGAAAAGCTGATGGCTCTGAAATTCAGGGTGAGATACGAATCGGGCTTGGATCGTGTTGTGTAGCCAGTGGAAGTAAGGAAATTGAGGAGGAAGTTGAACATGTGGTAAACGACAGTGGTTTGCGCGTTAGCATGAAACATGTGGGTTGTGTGGGAATGTGCCACCAGGTGCCTCTGGTAGAGGTGGTGCCAAACGAAGGAGAAGCTACACTTTACGCCAAAGTTAAACCCGAAGACGTAAAAAATATTGTAGAAAGCCATTTTCAGGCACCGGGCTTATTTACCCGCTTAAAAAATAAATTGTTGCACACGGTTGAGGACATCCAGACCGACCGTAACTGGGATGGAATTGAGCGCTACGAAATAAGTATGCGCGAAAAACCGGTGGCTTCATTTTTAGGAAAACAGATTCCCATTGCTACCGAATACCGTGGAATTATTAATCCACTTGATATTAATGAATACCTGAAACGCGGAGGTTTTTCTGCCCTCGAAAAGGTGTTGAACAAAATGGCACCCGATGAGGTGATTCGGGAAGTGAAAGATAGTGGTGTTCGAGGTCGTGGTGGTGCCGGATTCCCAACAGGTATAAAATGGGAACTGGTAAAAAAGCACGAAAACGATATAAAATATATCATCTGTAACGGCGATGAAGGTGATCCGGGAGCTTTTATGGATCGTATGTTGCTTGAATCGTATCCATACAGGGTAATCGAAGGAATGATCATTGCAGCTTATGCAACGGATATTCATCAGGGGTATTTTTATATCCGTGCCGAGTATCCGCTGGCGGTAAAACGTATTCGCGAAGCCTTGAAAATCTGTGAGGCTAAAAATTATTTGGGTAAAAATATTTTGGGCAGTGGTTTCGACCTTGATCTTCAGATTTACGAAGGTGCCGGTGCTTTTGTTTGTGGCGAAGAAAGTGCACTTATTGCTTCTATCGAAGGAAATCGTGGTTTCCCGAGAATGCGCCCGCCATTTCCGGCAGAAAGCGGTTTGTGGGGAAAACCAACCCTGGTTAACAACACTGAAACCCTGGCGCAGATTTCCTATATTCTTCGTGAAGGAGCTGAAGGATTTTCAAAAATCGGATCAGGGAGAAGCACCGGAACAAAGGTTTTTTCTCTGGCCGGTAAAATTGCCCGTGGCGGACTGATTGAAGTACCAATGGGAATTACCATAAAACAGGTGATTGAAGAAATTGGTGGCGGAATTGCCAACAGTAGAACCTTTAAAGCGGTGCAGATTGGTGGCCCGTCGGGTGGTTGTATTCCGGCCGCACATTCTGATACGCCAATTGATTTTGAATCGTTGGGAGAAATGGGTGCCATGATGGGATCGGGAGGACTTGTAGTGCTCGACGACACCGATTGTATGGTTGATATTGCCCGTTATTTCCTATCGTTCACTCAGGAAGAATCGTGCGGGAAATGTACGTTCTGCCGTGTTGGAACAAAACGAATGCTTGACATTCTGGATGGTATTGTTAGCGGAAAAGGTAAAAAAGGCGACATTGAAGAGTTGGAACACCTGGCCGGCTGGACAAAAAAAGGAAGTCTTTGCGGACTGGGGAAAACGGCTCCAAACCCAGTGTTAAGTACCTTGAGGCATTTCAGAGATGAATATGAAGCACACATTAACGGAACATGCCCGACCGGCAAATGTGCTAAGCTGATCACTTATTCGGTAAACGACGAGTGTATTGGTTGTACCAAGTGTGTGCAAAAATGTCCGGTTGATGCCATTCCGTTCACACCGCACGAGAAACATAGCATTGATACTGAACTGTGTATAAAATGTGATGCCTGCCGGGCCGTTTGTCCGGTTGATGCAATCGATGTGAAATAA
- a CDS encoding FAD-dependent oxidoreductase yields the protein MIKIKINNKVVEVEEGTSVMKAAQQMGFEIPNMCWHDELEHFTSCMLCMVKDKKNGRLFPSCSVKSVDGMEISTDDQEIADSRKTALELLLSEHVGDCEGPCQIACPAHMDIPRMNRLIAVGKFDEALAVVKRDIALPAVLGRICPAPCEGACHRKTVDEPVSICLLKRIVGDDGVEPTVPEVDKTGKKVAVIGAGPAGLAAAYYMQLKGIDVTLFDKNEKAGGLLRTELSEEVLPMDVLDGEIEAILKTGAEFRGGESIGVAQFNQLKKDFDAVVLACGTVTDDSEKYELKAGPKGIVADRNTYQTSDEKVFAIGNVLRSSRLAIRSVGQGKEVAFSVMQFLAGQEIKGEPRLFNSRFGKMVKEEFTEYLKESVEGKRRIPEQGKNAGFTREEAIAEAKRCLHCDCRAIDDCKLREYSDQYQVDQKRFKTSERRKITKEINHDLVVYEPQKCIKCGICVRLTGKYQEKFGFSFIGRGFDVEIGVPFNEDLKKGLTETARKVAEGCPTGAISLKDVISTTEKEKSVDKKIEEK from the coding sequence ATGATAAAAATAAAAATAAATAACAAAGTAGTTGAAGTAGAAGAAGGAACTTCGGTGATGAAAGCCGCGCAGCAAATGGGATTCGAAATTCCCAATATGTGTTGGCACGACGAGCTGGAGCACTTTACTTCCTGCATGCTTTGTATGGTTAAAGATAAAAAGAACGGTCGGCTTTTTCCAAGCTGTTCGGTAAAATCGGTTGACGGAATGGAAATTAGTACCGATGATCAGGAAATTGCCGATTCGCGAAAAACAGCATTGGAATTGCTTTTAAGCGAACATGTTGGCGATTGTGAAGGTCCGTGCCAGATCGCTTGTCCGGCACACATGGATATTCCGCGCATGAACCGACTGATTGCTGTCGGAAAGTTTGATGAGGCATTGGCAGTCGTAAAAAGAGATATTGCCCTGCCTGCTGTTTTGGGTCGTATTTGTCCGGCTCCCTGCGAAGGTGCCTGCCATCGGAAAACGGTTGATGAGCCTGTTTCAATTTGTCTGTTAAAACGAATTGTGGGAGACGATGGCGTTGAACCAACGGTTCCTGAAGTTGATAAGACCGGTAAGAAAGTTGCTGTAATTGGTGCCGGTCCGGCAGGATTAGCGGCTGCATATTACATGCAATTGAAAGGAATTGATGTAACTCTTTTTGATAAAAATGAAAAAGCCGGCGGTTTACTTCGCACGGAGTTAAGTGAAGAGGTTCTGCCGATGGATGTTTTGGATGGTGAAATTGAAGCGATCTTAAAAACCGGTGCTGAATTTCGTGGAGGTGAGTCGATCGGAGTAGCCCAATTTAATCAGCTAAAAAAGGATTTTGATGCGGTAGTTCTCGCATGCGGCACAGTTACTGATGATTCAGAAAAATATGAATTGAAAGCCGGACCAAAGGGAATTGTAGCCGACAGAAATACCTATCAAACTTCTGATGAGAAAGTTTTTGCCATCGGTAATGTTTTGCGCTCATCGCGACTGGCAATTCGCTCGGTTGGTCAGGGGAAAGAAGTGGCTTTTTCGGTCATGCAATTTCTGGCCGGACAAGAGATAAAAGGAGAGCCGCGTTTATTCAATTCGCGTTTTGGAAAGATGGTAAAAGAGGAGTTTACTGAATACCTGAAAGAGTCGGTAGAAGGTAAGCGTAGAATACCGGAACAGGGAAAGAACGCTGGTTTTACCCGCGAAGAAGCCATTGCAGAAGCAAAAAGGTGCTTGCATTGCGATTGCCGTGCCATTGATGATTGTAAGCTGCGCGAATACTCCGATCAATATCAGGTGGATCAGAAGCGGTTTAAAACCAGCGAGCGCCGAAAGATTACAAAAGAGATCAACCACGATTTGGTGGTGTACGAGCCGCAAAAATGTATCAAGTGCGGAATTTGCGTTCGCCTAACCGGAAAATATCAGGAGAAGTTTGGTTTTTCATTTATTGGCCGGGGTTTTGATGTGGAAATTGGTGTTCCGTTTAACGAAGACCTGAAAAAAGGATTAACCGAAACGGCACGAAAAGTTGCTGAAGGTTGTCCAACAGGAGCAATCTCGTTAAAAGATGTCATTTCGACGACGGAGAAGGAGAAATCTGTTGATAAAAAGATTGAAGAGAAATAA
- a CDS encoding outer membrane protein assembly factor BamB family protein: MRRLLSIIIAIFWVSILSAQPSDSWPIFRGDQHLTGVSKTTLPDSPKLLWTFETGDNIKSAPVVANNKVVIGSTDGFVYCLDTSGELLWKFNTENSIEAPALILDNTVYIGNLDGFLFALNLDNGEKLWDYECENQIIGSANWWTENGTTYIFMGSYDYYLHCVDAKSGELKWKYESDNFINGAAACANGKAIFGGCDGYLHVVDVITGKLVEKIDVATYVAGSVAIENDKVYVGDYDGRFFQVDIENDKTTWVWSDEKTNLQFIASPALIGDKVLTANHNKFLYCFDKNTGDKLWEYNTGRQVEASPVIVKNKVVVANMRGDLAIVNLSDGKPVWTYELGSQIISNPAVANGQLFVGAYDGNIYCFGE, from the coding sequence ATGAGAAGACTACTATCAATTATAATTGCAATATTTTGGGTGTCTATTTTGTCTGCTCAGCCTTCTGATTCGTGGCCAATTTTTCGCGGCGATCAGCATCTGACAGGAGTTTCAAAAACAACATTGCCTGATTCTCCAAAGCTATTATGGACTTTCGAAACCGGAGATAATATTAAGTCAGCGCCGGTGGTTGCCAACAATAAAGTGGTAATCGGTTCCACCGATGGTTTTGTGTACTGTCTGGATACTTCTGGGGAATTATTGTGGAAATTTAATACTGAAAACTCAATTGAGGCTCCTGCTTTAATTTTGGATAACACGGTTTATATAGGAAATCTTGATGGATTTTTATTCGCTCTCAATCTCGACAATGGTGAAAAACTTTGGGATTACGAGTGCGAAAACCAAATTATAGGCTCAGCAAACTGGTGGACAGAAAACGGTACGACCTATATTTTTATGGGCAGTTACGATTACTACCTCCATTGTGTGGATGCCAAAAGCGGTGAGTTGAAATGGAAATACGAGTCGGATAATTTTATCAATGGAGCAGCAGCCTGTGCCAATGGAAAAGCCATATTTGGGGGCTGCGACGGATATCTTCACGTGGTTGATGTTATAACTGGCAAGCTGGTAGAAAAAATTGATGTGGCAACTTATGTGGCCGGATCGGTTGCCATTGAAAACGATAAAGTTTATGTTGGCGATTACGATGGCCGCTTTTTTCAGGTAGATATCGAGAATGACAAAACAACTTGGGTGTGGTCGGACGAAAAAACCAATTTGCAGTTTATTGCTTCGCCTGCTTTAATTGGCGATAAAGTTTTAACGGCTAACCATAACAAATTTTTGTACTGTTTCGATAAAAATACAGGAGATAAACTTTGGGAATACAACACCGGGCGGCAGGTGGAGGCCTCTCCGGTAATTGTTAAAAATAAGGTAGTTGTGGCCAATATGCGCGGCGATCTGGCTATTGTGAACCTTTCAGACGGAAAGCCTGTTTGGACATATGAACTGGGAAGCCAAATCATTAGTAATCCTGCAGTGGCCAACGGTCAGCTTTTTGTGGGAGCATACGATGGAAATATTTATTGTTTTGGCGAGTAG